Within Pseudomonadales bacterium, the genomic segment CAATATTGGTGTAAATAGCGGTGTTTTACCAACCAAGGGGCTTACACTGCCATTTTTTAGTTATGGCGGCAGTAGCCTGATCGTGGCCTTAGTAATGATTGGTTTTGTGAATCGCGTGGCAATTGAGTGTAAATTAAGCGCTATTAAAAATGCATCCGAATTAGCGAAGCAACAGCAGCTGCAAAGCAAGAAAAAAGTACGCAAAGGTTTAAAACAAGCTGGTTTAGGCAAGACTTCTGCAAAACATGATTTAAAACCACGATCATCTGCGGGGTTTTCTTCATGAATAAAACCTTACTGATTATGGCCGGTGGAACGGGTGGACACGTTTATCCAGGTCTCGCCTGTGCCGAAGCTTGGCAGGGGCTTGGCTATCAAGTTGCGTGGATTGGCACTAAAAAGGGTATTGAGTCTAATTTAGTGCCTGCAGCCGGCATCGATATTGCGTTTATCAATATACACGGGCTGCGAGGTAAGGGCCTGTTAGGTATATTGTTTGCGCCATTTAAAATAGTCGCGGCAATCATTCAGGCGTTTAACATAATGCGCGCAATACAGCCTCATGCAGTTTTAGGCATGGGTGGTTTTGCCGCTGGACCAGGCGGCATTGCTGCCAAATTACTNAGGCTACCACTGATCATTCACGAGCAAAATGCTATTGCGGGTACCACAAATCGTATTCTGTCAAAATTCGCAACGCATGTGCTGCAAGCTTTTCCATCGGCATTTGCTGCCAACCCAAAGGCGATTACTGTCGGTAATCCGGTCAGAGAGAATATAAAAACGGTCAGTAATCGTGCCTGCATTGAGGGCAAATTTCGTGTTTTAGTGTTAGGTGGTAGCCTTGGGGCGCTATCAATCAACCAGTTAATGCCTAAAGTGTACGGCCAGCTGTATCAAGATGTTGATATATGGCATCAAACAGGTAATAAGCATATTGATGCTACCAACGCTGCCTACGATGAACTTGGTCTCGATGAAGATGCCAAAGTCGTAGCTTATATTGACGATATGTCTGCAGCGCTAGACTGGGCAGACTTTGTCGTTTGTCGATCAGGTGCCATGACAGTCTCGGAGCTCGCAGTCGCCTCCAAAGCCGCGTTCTTAATCCCTTTCCCCTATGCCATTGATGATCATCAAAGCGCCAATGCTCAATGGCTGGTTGATGCTGGCGCCGCAATTGTGATGCAAGAAAGTGAATTGAACGAAGAAAAACTAATTATGCATATACGCCAACTGATCGATAAGCCTGAGCAGCTTACCAAAATGCAAGCCGCAGCCAAAAAGGTTGCTATTGATAATGCAGTAGAACAAATCATCCATCTCTGTGAAGCGACGGCTAAAAAATAATGAAAAAGAATATATCAATACCAAATATGCGCAGAATCGATGGTATTCACTTTGTGGGTATCGGTGGTGCTGGTATGTGCGGTATTGCAGAGGTCTTAATTAATCAGGGCTATTCGGTGAGTGGCTCTGACATAAAGGCTTCTGAAAACACACGACGTTTACAGGCCTTAGGTGCAAAAATTCATATTGGCCATCAAGCTGATAACGTTATTGGGGTAGATGTGTTAGTGGTATCAACCGCCATAGATGATGATAACCCAGAAATTGCCTATGCCAAGCAGCAGCGCGTTCCTATCGTGCCAAGGGCTGAAATGTTATCTGAAATTATGCGTTACCGTCACGGTATTGCTGTTGCGGGAACCCATGGAAAAACAACTACAACCAGTATGATCGCCTCAGTGCTTGCGTCTGCCGATTTAGATCCAACATTTATTATTGGCGGTTTAGTTAACAATTTTGGTACTAATGCAAGGCTGGGTGAGAGCCAATATGTTGTCGCAGAAGCTGATGAAAGTGATGCATCTTTTCTGCACTTGCAGCCATTGGTAACGGTAATTACCAATATCGAAGAAGATCATATGTCGACTTATGATGGCGATGTGAACAAGTTGAAAAAAACATTCATCGACTTCATACACAATCTACCATTCTACGGTATGGCCATTGTTTGCATTGATGACCCCATCATTAAAGAGATTATGCCAAAGTTTGGTCGCGCAACATTAACCTATGGATTTGATCAGCAAGCAGATTTTTCTATTCAACAATTGCAGCAAGGCCCAGATGGTAGTGAGTTTGTCATCGCCGCACCAAATAATCAAAACATTGCTGTAAAGCTTTCGCTGCCGGGTAAACACAATGTTCTAAATGCGACAGCTGCTGTCGCTGTCGGTATAGACGAAGGTATAGCGACGTCAGCGATTGTTGAAGGAATTCAACGGTTTAAAGGCGTAGGTCGTCGATTTGAATATTTTGGCGAATACCCTTCAGATTCAGGAACTGTACATTTAGTTGATGATTATGGTCACCACCCTACGGAAGTGGCGGCCACTATAGAAGCATCACGTCAAAGATTTCCAGAAAATCGCATTATCATGATATTTCAGCCACATCGATATTCACGTACCAAAGATTTATACGATGAGTTTGTTGAGGTGCTCTCGAATGTTGATGTGTTATTGGTGTTAGATGTGTATGCGGCTGGAGAAAAAATTATAGTGGGTGCAGACAGTAAATCAATTTGTCATAGCATTCGGCAGCGAGGTGAGCTGGACCCTATCCATGTAAAAAGTATTGATGATGTCAGGCCATTACTGATCAAAATGATCCAGCAAGATGATGTAGTGCTAACGCAGGGTGCAGGCAATGTTGGAGCATTAGCCAAAGATTTGTCGCAGCGGGGGTTTATAGATGACAAATAAGCTGGCTGACCTAATTGCAGAAATAAACACTTTACAACATGGCAATATTGCAGTGTTGCTTGGCGGTGAAAGCGCTGAACGAGAGATATCATTGCTCTCAGGAAACGCTATTTTAGACGCATTTTCAAGGGTAGGTGTTGCGGTTACAGCCATTGATACAAATACGGCTGATTTGGCTGGCAAGCTTGACCAGCATGCGATCAAACACTGTTTTATTGCACTGCATGGTGGCGACGGTGAAAACGGTACAGTACAAGCGGTATTAAAAAGTAAAGGTATTAGCTTTACCGGCTCTGATATGACGGCATGCGCTATCGCCATGGATAAGGCAAAAACGAAATTGCTGTGGCAAGGGGCTAATATCGCAACAGCGCCATTTACAATGGTTTCAGATCAGTCAGTTTGGCAAACCGTTAGTGCTAGCTTAGGTAATAAAATGATGCTTAAGCCAGCAAGTGAGGGCTCTAGTATTGGCATGTCAATTGTCGACAGTGAAGAGTCATTCTATCAAGCGATTAGTGACGCAGCTAAATATGATAGTCAGATTATTGCTGAAAAATGGATTGACGGCCCCGAGTATACGGTGGCCATTCTGAACGGCGTTGCTTTGCCAATGATAAAAATGCAAACCAATAATGCCTTTTATGACTATCAGGCGAAATACTTGTCTAATGAAACACAATACCTTTGCCCATGTGGTCTAACTGAAGATGTTGAAACACAGATTAAGCGTGAGGCTTTAGCGGCGTTCAATATACTTGGTTGTTCTGGTTGGGGCAGAGTAGATGTGATGTTAGATCAAAGCGGTCAGCATTATTTTTTAGAGGCAAATACGGTACCTGGTATGACAAGTCATAGCTTGGTTCCTATGGCCGCAGAGCAGTTTGGATTTAGCTTTGATGCCCTTGTGTTAGCAATATTGCTAGCGAGTTTGAGGGTATAAATGATGGCGTTTATTGGCTTCAAAAAACAGAGCAAGCAGTCGTCTAAAAAGCCGCATGCGCCGCATTCTGCAATGAACCCAGTATATAGTGCGCCATCAGCCAAGGAGTGGGAAAAACAGCGCAAGAAAAATTTAAAACGTTTGCAGCAAGAAAAAGTGGTCAATAAAAAAAGGGCTGGCGAAACGGGCGAGAGTTTTTTTCAGCAGCTGCAGAGTGTTTTCCGTGCGTTTTTAATATTCGGTTTTTGCCTGATTGCCGTTTTTATTGGCTATCAGACAATACTCATAAGTACTGATGTGTTTAAGCAAGAAATTCATGCGGTAGACGTGAATGGAAGTTTTAATTATGTGGATAAAAAGCTAGTGATCAAGGCGGTAAATCAGGCCGTTTCTAACGGTAATATTGATTACAATTTGCAGTTACTGCACGATTCTCTTATGGCTAATCCATGGGTGAAGTCAGTAAGTATCAGGCGCAGAATTAATCACCGCTTAGTTATAGATATTCAAGAGTATAAGCCTATCGCTTTCTTGAATGACTCGTCCTTGATTGCAGCTGATACAACCGTATTTAAGCCAAGCGAAATGCCAAATCAATTGCTGATGCCGACACTTTACTCAGATCAACATATTGAGGCGGTTGAACTTTATCAGCAGCTATCAGAGCTATTGCCACAGGAACTTTTGCCGATACGATCTTTAAATACACTAACGGAGTCGTTTTTTACGGTTAATGCTGTTAATGGTTTAGAGCTTAAATTTGAGAAACATGACTGGCCTGCGCAGCTTAAGCGGTTTAATACGATTTACCACAAGAACTTATATGCAAAGGCTAATGACGTTAAAACCGTCGATTTACGTTATCAAAATGGTGCTGCGGTCAGCTTCAAGACCGAAGACATTGTTCAACTGGATTAAATATAGGGTAAAGATAAAAGGTAAATATTATGGCAAGTGATAAAGACAGTAATATGATTGTCGGCCTCGATATCGGTACCTCAAAGGTAGTAGCCATTGTTGGTGAAATAAACGCTGACGGTGAATTGGAAATTATCGGTTTAGGCTCACACCCGTCACGTGGATTGAAAAAAGGTGTTGTCGTTGATATTGAATCTACGGTGCACTCTATTCAGCGTGCCGTAGAAGAGGCTGAATTAATGGCCGGCTGTCAAATTCACTCTGTCTATGCCGGGATTGCAGGTAGCCATATTAAAAGCCTGAACTCACACGGTATTGTTGCCATTAAAGATAAAGAAGTGTCTTCGGCTGACGTTGAGCGCGTTATCGATGCAGCAAAAGCAGTGGCTATTCCAGCCGATCAACAGATTCTGCACATACTTCCACAAGAGTACATTATTGATTCGCAAGAAGGCGTAAAAGAACCCTACGGTATGAGCGGAGTGCGTTTAGAGGCTAAGGTGCACTTGGTGACGGGCGCAGTGACTGCGGCACAGAATATTATTAAATGTATTCAGCGCTGTGGTCTTGAAGTAGAAGATATCATTTTAGAGCAGCTAGCTTCGAGCTACTCGGTGTTAACTGATGATGAAAGAGAGCTTGGCGTTTGTTTAGTTGATATGGGTGGAGGCACATCTGATATCGCTATTTTTACTGAGGGCTCTATTCGCCACACAGGCGTTATTCCTATTGCGGGTGATCAAGTCACAAACGATATTGCAATGGCGCTGCGAACGCCAACTCAACATGCAGACGAAATCAAGATGAAATACGCCTGTGCATTGGCACAACTGGCTAGGGAAGAAGAAACGATTAAGGTGCCTAGCGTTGGCGATCGGCCGCCGCGCGATCTTTCAAGACAGGCACTAGCCGAGGTGGTTGAACCTCGATACGACGAGTTATTTACCTTAGTGCAGGCTGAAGTGAGACGTTCGGGATTTGAGCCTGTGCTTGCAGCAGGCGTCGTACTGACCGGTGGTACCGCGAAAATGGAAGGTGCCGTCGATCTTGCAGAAGAAATTTTTCATATGCCGGTTCGGCTCGGTTCGCCAACACAAAAAGGTGGCTTACAAGATATCGTCAAAAATCCTATTTACGCAACCGGTGTAGGTTTGCTGCATTACGGAATGAAAAAACAATTTAATCCTGCTTATAACACATCGTCATCACATAAAGATGGACCCGGTGTGTTAGGTAAGATGAAACGTTGGTTTACAGATAATTTTTAAATGTTTTACTGAAACTTAAACTTAGCAAGGGGAGAGAAGCTATGTTTGAATTGATCGATAGTCAGCCACAAAAGGCTGTAATTAAAGTTGTTGGTGTGGGCGGCGGCGGCGGTAACGCTGTTAAGCACATGATTGATAAACAAGTCCAGGGTGTTGAGTTTATTTGTGCAAACACTGATGCTCAAGCGCTGGAGGATATTGAAACCCGAACGGTTTTGCAGTTAGGTACCAATATCACCAAAGGGCTTGGCGCGGGTGCTAACCCTGAGGTGGGTCGTCAAGCAGCTATGGAAGACCGCGACAGGATTGCCGAAGTGCTGTCAGGCGCTGATATGGTATTTATTACGGCTGGTATGGGCGGTGGTACTGGCACTGGTGCTGCGCCCGTTGTCGCTGAAGTCGCTAAAGAGTTAGGTATCCTAACGGTTGCGGTAATTACCAAGCCATTTCGTTTTGAAGGAAAAAAACGTATGCGACTGGCTGAAGAGGGTATGCGTGAGCTAGCTCAACATGTTGACTCGCTTATTACTATTCCAAATGAAAAGCTTATGGCAGTTCTGGGCGGGAAAGTTAGCTTAGTAGAAGCTTTCTCAGAGGCTAATGATGTTTTACATGGTGCCGTTCAGGGTATAGCTGATTTAATCATGCGTCCTGGCATGATCAACGTTGACTTTGCAGATGTGCGCACGGTGATGAGCGAGATGGGCATGGCGATGATGGGTACAGGTCGTGCGCGTGGTGAAGACCGGGCAGAAGAAGCTGCACGACTGGCCGTTTCATCACCCTTGCTTGAAGATATTAATTTAGAAGGTGCACGTGGCATTCTGGTCAATATTACCGCTTCTGAAAGCTTGGAGTTGGGTGAGTTTGCCGATGTTGGTGATATTGTCGAGGAATTTGCCTCAGATAACGCCACAGTTGTTGTCGGCACCGTTATCGACCCAAGCCTTGATGACGAAATAAAAGTTACCGTGGTGGCTACCGGTATTGGTGCGGAAGAGATGGGTATGCTTGCCAGTCCACCAGCTTCCTCGGTAAGGCCGCAGTCTAGCGTTGAGCGATCCTATGATAATAGTATTCCTACTGCGACCCCAACATCTGAGCATGCAGCAGAGCTTGTAACCCCGGCAGTTGATTATTCAGCTTACGATAAGCCTACTGCCATGCGGAATCCAACCAATCGTTTGAGCTCATTGCCGGGCGGCGCCGCGGCCTCGCAGGTTAAAGACGATGATCTTGAGCTGTTGGATATACCAGCGTTTTTACGAAGACAGGCTGATTAAATGCTTTTGATGCGTGCTGCACAGAATGCAATATGTCGTTGCTCTGTGCAGCTTTAATGGATTGTATTGTGCTAGCTAGTTCGCAAAATCGGGCTTTATATGGCTTTTATTAGACCATTTCTGCCAGTTTGTTGAACTTTAGCCAAATATGCGGTCTTTTTACTCGTAGCACTTTTTGCTAGTATTACAAGTTTTAAGCATAAATAGGATCTGGAACCCAAGCATGTCGATTATTCGTCAACGCACATTGCGTAATACAATTCGAGCTACTGGAGTGGGCTTGCATACCGGAGAGAAGGTATATCTCTCGCTCAAACCTGCTCCTGTCGATGCGGGAATTGTGTTTCGTCGGGTAGACTTAGATCCCGTGGTTGAAATAGAGGCACGTGCTGAGAACGTCGGCGATACAACCTTATCCACGACCTTAGTAAAAGGTGATGTCAGGGTTTCGACGGTAGAGCATCTGCTTTCCGCCATGGCAGGTTTGGGTATTGATAACGCCTATGTCGAATTAAGTGCCTCTGAGGTGCCCATTATGGACGGCAGTGCTGGGCCGTTTGTGTTTTTACTGCAGTCAGCTGGGATCGAAGAGCAGGCGGCAGCCAAAAAATTCATCCGCATCAAGCAACCTGTAACCGTTAAGCACGATGATAAAGTTGCCAGTTTTCTCCCCTTTGATGGATTTAAGGTGTCTTTTTCCATCGACTTTAATCATCCGGTGTTTAACGAGCGTAAGGTTGATGCGGAAATTGATTTTTCAACTACGTCGTTTGTAAAAGAAATTTCACGTGCCAGAACCTTTGGCTTTATGCATGAGATTGAATATTTGCGCTCTAAAGGTTTAGCCCGTGGTGGCAGCGTAGAGAATGCTATTGTGGTTGATGAATATCGCATTCTTAATGAAGATGGCCTGCGTTACGACGATGAATTCGTGAAACATAAAATACTGGATGCTATCGGCGATTTATATTTATTAGGTAATAGCTTGATTGGTGAGTTTAAAGCCACCAAATCAGGTCACGGACTGAATAATGCAGTCCTCAGGGAGTTAATAAAGCAACAGGATGCTTGGGAGGTTGTTACTTTTGATGAAGAGGATGCACCGATCTCATACAGTTCGGGGCAAGTCTCAGCAGCCTAAGTTTTTCATCTACTGATGTGATGTCAGCATTATGAAATTGATTGTTTTAGATGCTAATTTTTCTGGCTCGAAAGAGTTTAATCTAAGTAATCGCAAGATTGCCTACTTAGCCATGTTGCTTGCAGCATTGCTGCTTAGCCTACTGTTGTTTATTGGTCTATATCTCGATCGATTTTTTCAAGTGCGCCATTACCAAGCTGAAGTTGATCGTATGCGCGAGCAGACGCTATTCGATCAGCACCAAATCAATAGCCTCAACGCTTATTCTGAGGCCGTTTTTTTAGAACAATCGCGTCAGTTTGGTCTCTTGCAGGCAAGAATGACGCGCCTTGAGGCGCTCGGTGGCCAGGTCGCTGATATGGCGGGTATGTCTGAAGAATTTGATTTTTATCGCGAGCCTGCGATCGGTGGTTTGCTTAACACTGCCGAGCCTGACGCAATACAGTCTGAGCACCATCTTCTCGCCAATATGCAAGCCATGCAGGCAAGACTTAAAATTCGCGAAACTGAGCTGCTGGCGATTGATGGTTTAGTGCAAAATAGTAATATTCAAAAAGAGTCCTATCTGTCGGGCCGACCGATTGTTAAAGGTTGGCTATCGTCGAACTATGGCAAACGCATTGACCCATTTACTGGGCGTTTGAGCTTGCATAAAGGCGTGGACTTTGCCGGTCAAGAAGACAGCGACGTGATTGCTGTCGCCTCGGGTGTGGTGACTTGGTCAGGTGACCGCTATGGCTACGGCATGATGGTCGAAGTTAATCATGGTAATGGCTACAGTACTCGCTATGCGCATAACAAATCCCATTTAGTCAAAGTGGGCGATGTGGTGAATAAAGGTCAGGCGCTTGCCAAGATGGGCTCAACTGGCCGCTCCACAGGGCCGCATGTGCACTATGAAGTGCTTAAAAATGGCCGACAAGTCGATCCGCACCGCTACATTTACCGCAAATCTATCTAAGCTGATTACTGCAGCGTCTAATTGCTATCAAGCCACTTGAGGACTGTGTTTTCTCGGTCTGGATCTGATAGACTATGGCGCTTTGCCGTGATGAACTTCTTTCGACCACTATGAATATTTTTAAAGCCTTATTGGGTACCCGTAATGACCGTGAAATTAAACGGATGCGTAAGACGGTTGCCAAGATCAATGCGCTTGAAGCTGATTTACAAAGCTTAGATGATGCAGCGCTTCAAGCAAAAACCCAGCAGTTTAAAAATCGTTTGGCGGATGGCGAAAGCTTAGATAATTTATTGCCTGAGGCCTTTGCCGTTTGTCGCGAAGCCAGTCAACGTACCTTAGCGATGCGACATTTTGATGTGCAGCTGATCGGTGCAATGACTTTGCACGAGGGTCGTATTGCGGAAATGCGCACGGGCGAGGGTAAAACCCTAATGGCAACGCTCGCGGTGTATCTAAATGCGCTTACCGCTCGCGGGGTCTATGTTGTTACCGTAAATGATTATTTAGCCTCTCGTGACGCTAATTGGATGCGTCCTCTGTATGAGTTTCTGGGCTTGTCCGTTGGCGCGGTTGTGCCAAATCAGGCTTGGAATGAAAAACAAGCGGCTTATCAGGCTGATATTACCTACGGTACCAATAACGAATTTGGCTTTGACTACCTGCGCGATAATATGGCGTTTACGCTCGCTGATCGAGTGCAGCGTGAGCAGTTTTTTGCAATTGTCGACGAAGTTGACTCGATTCTAATTGATGAAGCTCGTACACCATTAATCATTTCTGGTGCGGCAGAAGATAGTTCAGCGCTTTATAAGCGCATTAATGTGTTTATCCCGAAACTTTCTGAAGCCAGTGTCGAAGAAAAATTGGGTGAAAAAATCATTGGCGAAGGCCACTACACCTTAGATGAAAAATCTCGACAGGTGGAATTCACTGAGCAAGGCCATGAATATGTTGAGCAAATCTTGATAAAAGATGGTTTGCTTGATGAAGGCGAGAGCCTTTACGCCTCGCAAAACTTAAAATTATTACATCATGTGCAAACTGCACTGCGAGCACATGTGCTGTTTCATAAAAATGTTGATTACATTGTTCAGCAAAACGAAATTGTTCTGGTTGATGAGCATACGGGTCGCACCATGCCCGGCAGACGTTTATCCGAAGGTCTGCATCAGGCCATTGAGGCGAAAGAGAAAGTTAAAATTCAGCAGGAAAGCCAAACCCTTGCCTCAACAACGTTCCAAAATTACTTCCGCTTATTCGATAAATTAGCCGGTATGACCGGTACAGCCGATACAGAAGCAAAAGAGTTTCATGAAATTTATGGCTTGGAAGTTACTGTTATTCCTACTAACAAAGCCATACAGCGGCAAGATCTTAACGATGTAATTTACATGAGCATTGCTGAAAAATTTGAAGCGATTGCAAAAGATATTGAAGAAATCCGCGCAACCGGTGCACCAATCCTGGTTGGTACCGCGTCCATCGAAAGCTCTGAGTTGCTGTCGCGTCTTTTGCAAAAGAAAAAGATTCAGCACAATGTGTTAAATGCCAAGATGCATGCAAAAGAAGCCGAGGTTGTTGCAGAGGCCGGTCGGCCTGGGGCGGTAACGATTGCAACAAATATGGCGGGTCGAGGCACCGATATTGTACTTGGCGGTAATCTAGAGGTTGAAATTGCGCAGCTAGAGGCGCCGACAGATATTCAGCTAGCAGAGCTTAAAGCAGACTGGGCGCAGCGTCATGAGGCGGTATTGGCTGCTGGCGGCTTGCATATACTCGGAACCGAACGTCACGAAAGTCGCCGGATTGATAATCAGCTGCGCGGTCGCTCGGGCCGTCAAGGTGACCCCGGCTTAACACGTTTTTATTTATCGTTAGAAGATGATTTGATGCGTATTTTTGCCTCCGATCGAGTGCGCGCGATTATGCAGCGCTTAGGTATGGAAGAAGGTGAAGCGATAGAGCACAAAATGGTCAGCAACGCGATCGAGAAAGCACAGCGTAAAGTTGAAGGCCGAAATTTTGATATTCGAAAATCCTTACTTGAATATGACGATGTTGCCAATGATCAGCGTCAGGTGGTATATCAACAGCGCGACTTTATTCTCAACACAGAAGACTTAAGCGACACCTTAGATTCGATTCGCGCAGATGTGGTTGACTCATCCATNAGTCAATTTATCCCGCCGCAGTCGGTAGAGGATATGTGGGATATCCCTGCGCTAGAAAATGCCTTACAGGCCGAGTTTTCAGTACAGCTGCCCGTTCAGCAATGGCTGGATGACGACGACAAGCTAAATGAAGACGACTTACGAGCAAAAATTTTACAGCATATTGTTGCCCAGTATCAGCAAAAAGCAGCTGTGGTAGGTGACGAAATGCGTCGCTTTGAAAGCCATATTTTCTTGCAGGTACTGGATGGTTTATGGAAAGAGCATTTAGCCACGATGGATCATTTACGCCAAGGCATTCATTTACGCGGTTATGCGGGTAAAAACCCTAAGCAAGAATACAAGCGTGAGTCTTTCGAGTTATTTCAAGAAATGCTCGATAATATCAAATATGATGTGATTCGCTTTTTATCAAAAGTACAAATTCAAACCGAAGATGAAATTGCTCAGGTGGAGCAACAGCGAAGACTGCAGGCGGAGGCCGAAAGCCAAACCATGCACGCAGAACACCCTGCCATTTCGGCCACAGATTCAACCGCGGCAGATGCAGCGGCGTCTGCTTCAGGTAGCGAGCCAGACGTTGATAAAGATACGCCTTTTGTCCGCGAGGGTAAAAAAGTCGGTCGCAACGAGCCCTGTCCCTGTGGCTCAGGTAAAAAATATAAGCAATGCCATGGCAAGTTAACATAGGAGCGCGCTATGGCTGTTGGAAACGCACCATTACCAGAATTTGTTGCGATTGAAGGTATTCGTTTAGGTGTCGCCAACGCGGGCATCAAACAGACCGAGCGCAATGATCTGACTATCATTGAAATTGCTGAAGGCAGTTCGACGGCCGCAGTATTCACCCAAAATGTATTCTGCGCCGCGCCTGTGCTTATTGCCAAGCAGCATATAACTGAAGTATCGCCGCGCTATTTGCTCATCAATACGGGTAATGCGAATGCTGGTACCGGCGCTCAGGGCTTGCAAGCCGCTCAGCAAACCGTCGATCAACTGGCAG encodes:
- the secA gene encoding preprotein translocase subunit SecA — its product is MNIFKALLGTRNDREIKRMRKTVAKINALEADLQSLDDAALQAKTQQFKNRLADGESLDNLLPEAFAVCREASQRTLAMRHFDVQLIGAMTLHEGRIAEMRTGEGKTLMATLAVYLNALTARGVYVVTVNDYLASRDANWMRPLYEFLGLSVGAVVPNQAWNEKQAAYQADITYGTNNEFGFDYLRDNMAFTLADRVQREQFFAIVDEVDSILIDEARTPLIISGAAEDSSALYKRINVFIPKLSEASVEEKLGEKIIGEGHYTLDEKSRQVEFTEQGHEYVEQILIKDGLLDEGESLYASQNLKLLHHVQTALRAHVLFHKNVDYIVQQNEIVLVDEHTGRTMPGRRLSEGLHQAIEAKEKVKIQQESQTLASTTFQNYFRLFDKLAGMTGTADTEAKEFHEIYGLEVTVIPTNKAIQRQDLNDVIYMSIAEKFEAIAKDIEEIRATGAPILVGTASIESSELLSRLLQKKKIQHNVLNAKMHAKEAEVVAEAGRPGAVTIATNMAGRGTDIVLGGNLEVEIAQLEAPTDIQLAELKADWAQRHEAVLAAGGLHILGTERHESRRIDNQLRGRSGRQGDPGLTRFYLSLEDDLMRIFASDRVRAIMQRLGMEEGEAIEHKMVSNAIEKAQRKVEGRNFDIRKSLLEYDDVANDQRQVVYQQRDFILNTEDLSDTLDSIRADVVDSSXSQFIPPQSVEDMWDIPALENALQAEFSVQLPVQQWLDDDDKLNEDDLRAKILQHIVAQYQQKAAVVGDEMRRFESHIFLQVLDGLWKEHLATMDHLRQGIHLRGYAGKNPKQEYKRESFELFQEMLDNIKYDVIRFLSKVQIQTEDEIAQVEQQRRLQAEAESQTMHAEHPAISATDSTAADAAASASGSEPDVDKDTPFVREGKKVGRNEPCPCGSGKKYKQCHGKLT